Proteins from a single region of Acinonyx jubatus isolate Ajub_Pintada_27869175 chromosome D3, VMU_Ajub_asm_v1.0, whole genome shotgun sequence:
- the CCDC157 gene encoding coiled-coil domain-containing protein 157 isoform X2 — MAHLLGSQSCMDSLRKDLTDLQGAIVDVFSRAGPVRFPSWKFPDRVACDLDMVALLEHYDHVPGDPEFTQLSHAVLLELVIDRLLLLLQSCASYLENLGSEQTVPSAQAMGRCMSVGLTARCFWNSLLRLGMLYKQAAPQKRVSQGETLTSKPTAKGEPARSPEFVTAKFIKPPSPMPGSPQTCQEPDSLPARVSLQCPARTIKNSRSVHSQTVETALVPCDACISVQGSLREVGNMVISLCQSQNLPSSLGQFQQLVQDNMGLRPLPAATMGHWAAEQSKDLTRLSKHVGALAQLVGPLRAQLEEAEGQKDGLRKQVGELEKALQQEQGERRRQADEAAQHLVEWERNKQQLLTETSDLRMKVATLERELKQQQESMQAVETKAQQLQEEAERRAEAERQVHRLEEQVQVLAGRLDGASQQIRWASTELDKEKARVDSMVRHQESKQRALLQQLDSLDQEREELRGSLDEAEAQRAHVEEQLQNVRSEREQGQSQLLAQQELLQSLQREKQSLEQTTTDLQLTISGMEQELVELRERERLLVAFPDLHRPIEAQIPSSGNVTDDMERQVQANDIRIWVLQEENGRLQSMLSKIREVAQQGGLKLIPQDQFWAPHNKGIHGAAPLAQAQNASPGPPDRQHLPSSRTASAGRTLPCQLRTSPPQQPCSRSSKPSLEDMTHSTNYAQNPIRALARLRRRLSPGQRQASPAHQPQERPT, encoded by the exons ATGGCGCACTTGCTGGGCAGCCAGTCCTGCATGGACAGCCTGCGCAAGGACCTCACCGACTTACAGGGCGCCATTGTGGATGTGTTCTCTCGTGCTGGGCCTGTGCGCTTCCCCTCCTGGAAGTTCCCTGACCGTGTGGCTTGCGACCTGGACATGGTGGCCCTGCTAGAGCACTATGACCATGTGCCAGGTGACCCCGAGTTCACGCAGCTGTCCCATGCTGTTCTGCTGGAGCTGGTCATCGACAG GCTCCTGTTGCTGCTTCAGAGCTGTGCCAGCTACTTGGAGAACCTTGGTTCAGAGCAAACGGTGCCCTCTGCCCAGGCCATGGGGCGCTGCATGTCTGTGGGGCTCACAGCGCGGTGCTTTTGGAACAGCCTACTGAGGCTGGGCATGCTCTACAAGCAGGCAGCCCCACAG AAAAGGGTAAGCCAAGGGGAGACCCTCACCTCCAAGCCCACAGCCAAgggtgagccagccaggagccctgaaTTTGTGACTGCCAAGTTCATCAAGCCCCCCTCCCCAATGCCGGGCTCGCCCCAGACCTGCCAGGAGCCAGACAGCCTCCCTGCCAGAGTATCCCTGCAATGTCCAGCCAGGACCATCAAGAACAGTAGGAGCGTCCACTCCCAGACTGTGGAGACGGCCCTGGTGCCCTGTGATGCATGCATCAGTGTCCAGGGAAGCCTGCGGGAGGTGGGCAACATGGTCATCAGCCTATGTCAGAGCCAGAACTTGCCCTCGTCCTTAGGCCAGTTCCAGCAGCTGGTGCAGGACAACATGGGGCTCAGGCCGCTGCCGGCCGCCACCATGGGCCACTGGGCGGCAGAGCAGAGCAAAGACCTGACACGCCTCAGTAAGCATGTGGGGGCCCTCGCTCAGCTTGTTGGGCCCCTTAGGGCCCAGCTGGAGGAGGCTGAGGGCCAGAAGGATGGACTGAGGAAGCAGGTGGGCGAGCTGGAGAAGGCACTGCAGCAGGAGCAGGGGGAACGGCGGCGACAGGCAGATGAAGCCGCGCAGCACCTGGTGGAGTGGGAGCGCAACAAGCAGCAACTGCTCACAG AAACAAGTGACCTCAGGATGAAGGTGGCCACCCTGGAGAGGGAGCTGAAGCAGCAACAGGAGTCCATGCAGGCTGTGG AGACCAAGGCCCAGCAGCTTCAAGAGGAGGCCGAGCGCAGGGCAGAGGCCGAGAGGCAGGTACACCGGCTGGAGGAGCAGGTGCAGGTGCTGGCAGGGCGGCTGGATGGGGCCAGCCAGCAGATCCGCTgggccagcacagagctggacaaggAGAAAGCCCGAGTTGACAGCATGGTCCGCCACCAGGAG TCCAAACAGCGAGCCCTGCTGCAGCAGCTGGACAGCCTGGACCAGGAACGTGAGGAGTTGCGGGGCAGCCTGGACGAGGCCGAGGCCCAGCGGGCCCACGTGGAGGAGCAGCTGCAGAATGTACGGAGCgagagggagcaggggcagagccAGCTCCTGGCCCAGCAG GAGCTACTGCAGAGCCTGCAGCGGGAGAAGCAAAGCCTGGAGCAGACCACAACAGATCTGCAGTTGACCATATCGGGGATGGAACAGGAGCTCGTGGAGCTGAGGGAGCGGGAGCGACTGCTGGTGGCCTTCCCAGACCTGCACAGACCCATCGAGGCCCAGATCCCAA GCTCCGGCAATGTTACAGACGACATGGAGAGGCAGGTGCAGGCCAACGACATCCGCATCTGGGTCCTGCAGGAGGAGAATGGGCGGCTCCAGTCTATGCTGTCCAAAATCCGGGAAGTAGCCCAGCAGGGCGGCCTTAAG CTGATTCCACAGGACCAGTTCTGGGCCCCTCACAACAAGGGCATCCACGGAGCAGCGCCCCTGGCCCAGGCCCAGAACGCATCCCCAGG GCCCCCGGACAGGCAGCACCTGCCCAGCAGCAGGACAGCCAGTGCGGGCAGGACCCTACCGTGCCAGCTCCGGACATCCCCACCTCAGCAGCCCTGCAGCCGGTCCAGCAAGCCCTCCTTGGAGGACATGACCCACTCGACCAACTATGCTCAGAACCCCATCCGGGCCTTGGCCAGGCTGAGGAGGAGACTGTCACCAGGCCAACGCCAGGCCAGCCCTGCACATCAGCCCCAGGAGCGGCCCACGTAG
- the CCDC157 gene encoding coiled-coil domain-containing protein 157 isoform X3 → MAHLLGSQSCMDSLRKDLTDLQGAIVDVFSRAGPVRFPSWKFPDRVACDLDMVALLEHYDHVPGDPEFTQLSHAVLLELVIDRLLLLLQSCASYLENLGSEQTVPSAQAMGRCMSVGLTARCFWNSLLRLGMLYKQAAPQKRVSQGETLTSKPTAKGEPARSPEFVTAKFIKPPSPMPGSPQTCQEPDSLPARVSLQCPARTIKNSRSVHSQTVETALVPCDACISVQGSLREVGNMVISLCQSQNLPSSLGQFQQLVQDNMGLRPLPAATMGHWAAEQSKDLTRLSKHVGALAQLVGPLRAQLEEAEGQKDGLRKQVGELEKALQQEQGERRRQADEAAQHLVEWERNKQQLLTETSDLRMKVATLERELKQQQESMQAVETKAQQLQEEAERRAEAERQVHRLEEQVQVLAGRLDGASQQIRWASTELDKEKARVDSMVRHQESLQSKQRALLQQLDSLDQEREELRGSLDEAEAQRAHVEEQLQNELLQSLQREKQSLEQTTTDLQLTISGMEQELVELRERERLLVAFPDLHRPIEAQIPSSGNVTDDMERQVQANDIRIWVLQEENGRLQSMLSKIREVAQQGGLKLIPQDQFWAPHNKGIHGAAPLAQAQNASPGPPDRQHLPSSRTASAGRTLPCQLRTSPPQQPCSRSSKPSLEDMTHSTNYAQNPIRALARLRRRLSPGQRQASPAHQPQERPT, encoded by the exons ATGGCGCACTTGCTGGGCAGCCAGTCCTGCATGGACAGCCTGCGCAAGGACCTCACCGACTTACAGGGCGCCATTGTGGATGTGTTCTCTCGTGCTGGGCCTGTGCGCTTCCCCTCCTGGAAGTTCCCTGACCGTGTGGCTTGCGACCTGGACATGGTGGCCCTGCTAGAGCACTATGACCATGTGCCAGGTGACCCCGAGTTCACGCAGCTGTCCCATGCTGTTCTGCTGGAGCTGGTCATCGACAG GCTCCTGTTGCTGCTTCAGAGCTGTGCCAGCTACTTGGAGAACCTTGGTTCAGAGCAAACGGTGCCCTCTGCCCAGGCCATGGGGCGCTGCATGTCTGTGGGGCTCACAGCGCGGTGCTTTTGGAACAGCCTACTGAGGCTGGGCATGCTCTACAAGCAGGCAGCCCCACAG AAAAGGGTAAGCCAAGGGGAGACCCTCACCTCCAAGCCCACAGCCAAgggtgagccagccaggagccctgaaTTTGTGACTGCCAAGTTCATCAAGCCCCCCTCCCCAATGCCGGGCTCGCCCCAGACCTGCCAGGAGCCAGACAGCCTCCCTGCCAGAGTATCCCTGCAATGTCCAGCCAGGACCATCAAGAACAGTAGGAGCGTCCACTCCCAGACTGTGGAGACGGCCCTGGTGCCCTGTGATGCATGCATCAGTGTCCAGGGAAGCCTGCGGGAGGTGGGCAACATGGTCATCAGCCTATGTCAGAGCCAGAACTTGCCCTCGTCCTTAGGCCAGTTCCAGCAGCTGGTGCAGGACAACATGGGGCTCAGGCCGCTGCCGGCCGCCACCATGGGCCACTGGGCGGCAGAGCAGAGCAAAGACCTGACACGCCTCAGTAAGCATGTGGGGGCCCTCGCTCAGCTTGTTGGGCCCCTTAGGGCCCAGCTGGAGGAGGCTGAGGGCCAGAAGGATGGACTGAGGAAGCAGGTGGGCGAGCTGGAGAAGGCACTGCAGCAGGAGCAGGGGGAACGGCGGCGACAGGCAGATGAAGCCGCGCAGCACCTGGTGGAGTGGGAGCGCAACAAGCAGCAACTGCTCACAG AAACAAGTGACCTCAGGATGAAGGTGGCCACCCTGGAGAGGGAGCTGAAGCAGCAACAGGAGTCCATGCAGGCTGTGG AGACCAAGGCCCAGCAGCTTCAAGAGGAGGCCGAGCGCAGGGCAGAGGCCGAGAGGCAGGTACACCGGCTGGAGGAGCAGGTGCAGGTGCTGGCAGGGCGGCTGGATGGGGCCAGCCAGCAGATCCGCTgggccagcacagagctggacaaggAGAAAGCCCGAGTTGACAGCATGGTCCGCCACCAGGAG TCCCTGCAGTCCAAACAGCGAGCCCTGCTGCAGCAGCTGGACAGCCTGGACCAGGAACGTGAGGAGTTGCGGGGCAGCCTGGACGAGGCCGAGGCCCAGCGGGCCCACGTGGAGGAGCAGCTGCAGAAT GAGCTACTGCAGAGCCTGCAGCGGGAGAAGCAAAGCCTGGAGCAGACCACAACAGATCTGCAGTTGACCATATCGGGGATGGAACAGGAGCTCGTGGAGCTGAGGGAGCGGGAGCGACTGCTGGTGGCCTTCCCAGACCTGCACAGACCCATCGAGGCCCAGATCCCAA GCTCCGGCAATGTTACAGACGACATGGAGAGGCAGGTGCAGGCCAACGACATCCGCATCTGGGTCCTGCAGGAGGAGAATGGGCGGCTCCAGTCTATGCTGTCCAAAATCCGGGAAGTAGCCCAGCAGGGCGGCCTTAAG CTGATTCCACAGGACCAGTTCTGGGCCCCTCACAACAAGGGCATCCACGGAGCAGCGCCCCTGGCCCAGGCCCAGAACGCATCCCCAGG GCCCCCGGACAGGCAGCACCTGCCCAGCAGCAGGACAGCCAGTGCGGGCAGGACCCTACCGTGCCAGCTCCGGACATCCCCACCTCAGCAGCCCTGCAGCCGGTCCAGCAAGCCCTCCTTGGAGGACATGACCCACTCGACCAACTATGCTCAGAACCCCATCCGGGCCTTGGCCAGGCTGAGGAGGAGACTGTCACCAGGCCAACGCCAGGCCAGCCCTGCACATCAGCCCCAGGAGCGGCCCACGTAG
- the RNF215 gene encoding RING finger protein 215, producing MGPAARPVLRSPPPPPPPPPSPLLLLLPLLPLWLGLAGPGAAADGSEPAARAGRGGARAVRVDVRLPRQDALILEGVRIGPEADPAPTLGGRLLLMDIVDAEQEVPVEGWIAVAYVGKEQAAQFHQESQGSGPQAYPKALVQQMQRALFLGASALLLLILNHNVVRELDISQLLLRPVIVLHYSSNVTKLLEALLQRTQATAEITSGESLSANIEWKLTLWTTCGLSKDGYGGWQDLVCLGGSRAQEQKPLQQLWNAILLVAMLLCTGLVVQAQRQASRQSQREPGGQVDLFKRRVVRRLASLKTRRCRLGRAAQGPPEPGAETCAVCLDYFCNKQWLRVLPCKHEFHRDCVDPWLMLQQTCPLCKFNVLGNRYSDD from the exons ATGGGCCCCGCCGCTCGCCCCGTTCTGAGGTCGCCCCCGCCgcctcctccgccgccgccgtCGCCACTGCTACTGCTGCTGCCCCTGCTGCCGCTCTGGCTGGGCCTGGCGGGACCCGGCGCCGCGGCGGACGGCAGCGAGCCTGCGgccagggcggggcggggcggggcccgcGCCGTGAGGGTGGACGTGAGGCTGCCGCGGCAGGACGCTCTGATCCTGGAGGGCGTCAGGATTGGCCCCGAAGCCGACCCAGCACCCACGCTGGGCGGTCGCCTGCTGCTG ATGGACATCGTGGATGCTGAGCAGGAAGTGCCGGTAGAAGGCTGGATTGCAGTGGCATACGTGGGCAAGGAGCAGGCGGCCCAGTTCCACCAGGAGAGTCAGGGCAGCGGCCCGCAGGCCTATCCTAAGGCCCTGGTTCAGCAG ATGCAGAGGGCGCTCTTCCTGGgagcctctgccctgctcctccTCATCTTGAACCACAACGTGGTCCGAGAG CTAGACATATCGCAGCTTCTGCTCAGACCAGTGATTGTCCTCCATTATTCCTCCAATGTCACCAAGCTACTGGAGGCACTGCTGCA GAGGACCCAGGCCACAGCTGAGATCACCAGTGGAGAGTCCCTGTCAGCCAATATCGAGTGGAAGCTGACCCTGTGGACCACCTGTGGCCTCTCCAAGGATGGCTACGGAGGATGGCAGGACTTGGTGTGCCTGGGAGGCAGTCGGGCCCAGGAGCAG AAGCCCCTGCAGCAGCTGTGGAACGCCATCCTGCTGGTGGCCATGCTCCTGTGCACAGGCCTTGTGGTCCAGGCCCAGCGGCAGGCGTCAAGGCAGAGCCAGCGGGAGCCCGGAGGCCAG GTAGATCTGTTCAAGCGCCGCGTGGTGCGGAGACTGGCATCCCTCAAGACCCGGCGCTGCCGTCTGGGTAGGGCAGCACAGGGGCCCCCAGAGCCTGGTGCTGAGACTTGCGCCGTGTGTTTGGACTACTTCTGCAACAAGCAG TGGCTCCGGGTGCTGCCCTGTAAGCATGAGTTTCACCGAGACTGCGTGGACCCCTGGCTGATGCTCCAGCAGACCTGCCCTCTGTGCAAATTCAATGTGCTGG GGAACCGCTACTCAGATGATTAG
- the CCDC157 gene encoding coiled-coil domain-containing protein 157 isoform X1 gives MAHLLGSQSCMDSLRKDLTDLQGAIVDVFSRAGPVRFPSWKFPDRVACDLDMVALLEHYDHVPGDPEFTQLSHAVLLELVIDRLLLLLQSCASYLENLGSEQTVPSAQAMGRCMSVGLTARCFWNSLLRLGMLYKQAAPQKRVSQGETLTSKPTAKGEPARSPEFVTAKFIKPPSPMPGSPQTCQEPDSLPARVSLQCPARTIKNSRSVHSQTVETALVPCDACISVQGSLREVGNMVISLCQSQNLPSSLGQFQQLVQDNMGLRPLPAATMGHWAAEQSKDLTRLSKHVGALAQLVGPLRAQLEEAEGQKDGLRKQVGELEKALQQEQGERRRQADEAAQHLVEWERNKQQLLTETSDLRMKVATLERELKQQQESMQAVETKAQQLQEEAERRAEAERQVHRLEEQVQVLAGRLDGASQQIRWASTELDKEKARVDSMVRHQESLQSKQRALLQQLDSLDQEREELRGSLDEAEAQRAHVEEQLQNVRSEREQGQSQLLAQQELLQSLQREKQSLEQTTTDLQLTISGMEQELVELRERERLLVAFPDLHRPIEAQIPSSGNVTDDMERQVQANDIRIWVLQEENGRLQSMLSKIREVAQQGGLKLIPQDQFWAPHNKGIHGAAPLAQAQNASPGPPDRQHLPSSRTASAGRTLPCQLRTSPPQQPCSRSSKPSLEDMTHSTNYAQNPIRALARLRRRLSPGQRQASPAHQPQERPT, from the exons ATGGCGCACTTGCTGGGCAGCCAGTCCTGCATGGACAGCCTGCGCAAGGACCTCACCGACTTACAGGGCGCCATTGTGGATGTGTTCTCTCGTGCTGGGCCTGTGCGCTTCCCCTCCTGGAAGTTCCCTGACCGTGTGGCTTGCGACCTGGACATGGTGGCCCTGCTAGAGCACTATGACCATGTGCCAGGTGACCCCGAGTTCACGCAGCTGTCCCATGCTGTTCTGCTGGAGCTGGTCATCGACAG GCTCCTGTTGCTGCTTCAGAGCTGTGCCAGCTACTTGGAGAACCTTGGTTCAGAGCAAACGGTGCCCTCTGCCCAGGCCATGGGGCGCTGCATGTCTGTGGGGCTCACAGCGCGGTGCTTTTGGAACAGCCTACTGAGGCTGGGCATGCTCTACAAGCAGGCAGCCCCACAG AAAAGGGTAAGCCAAGGGGAGACCCTCACCTCCAAGCCCACAGCCAAgggtgagccagccaggagccctgaaTTTGTGACTGCCAAGTTCATCAAGCCCCCCTCCCCAATGCCGGGCTCGCCCCAGACCTGCCAGGAGCCAGACAGCCTCCCTGCCAGAGTATCCCTGCAATGTCCAGCCAGGACCATCAAGAACAGTAGGAGCGTCCACTCCCAGACTGTGGAGACGGCCCTGGTGCCCTGTGATGCATGCATCAGTGTCCAGGGAAGCCTGCGGGAGGTGGGCAACATGGTCATCAGCCTATGTCAGAGCCAGAACTTGCCCTCGTCCTTAGGCCAGTTCCAGCAGCTGGTGCAGGACAACATGGGGCTCAGGCCGCTGCCGGCCGCCACCATGGGCCACTGGGCGGCAGAGCAGAGCAAAGACCTGACACGCCTCAGTAAGCATGTGGGGGCCCTCGCTCAGCTTGTTGGGCCCCTTAGGGCCCAGCTGGAGGAGGCTGAGGGCCAGAAGGATGGACTGAGGAAGCAGGTGGGCGAGCTGGAGAAGGCACTGCAGCAGGAGCAGGGGGAACGGCGGCGACAGGCAGATGAAGCCGCGCAGCACCTGGTGGAGTGGGAGCGCAACAAGCAGCAACTGCTCACAG AAACAAGTGACCTCAGGATGAAGGTGGCCACCCTGGAGAGGGAGCTGAAGCAGCAACAGGAGTCCATGCAGGCTGTGG AGACCAAGGCCCAGCAGCTTCAAGAGGAGGCCGAGCGCAGGGCAGAGGCCGAGAGGCAGGTACACCGGCTGGAGGAGCAGGTGCAGGTGCTGGCAGGGCGGCTGGATGGGGCCAGCCAGCAGATCCGCTgggccagcacagagctggacaaggAGAAAGCCCGAGTTGACAGCATGGTCCGCCACCAGGAG TCCCTGCAGTCCAAACAGCGAGCCCTGCTGCAGCAGCTGGACAGCCTGGACCAGGAACGTGAGGAGTTGCGGGGCAGCCTGGACGAGGCCGAGGCCCAGCGGGCCCACGTGGAGGAGCAGCTGCAGAATGTACGGAGCgagagggagcaggggcagagccAGCTCCTGGCCCAGCAG GAGCTACTGCAGAGCCTGCAGCGGGAGAAGCAAAGCCTGGAGCAGACCACAACAGATCTGCAGTTGACCATATCGGGGATGGAACAGGAGCTCGTGGAGCTGAGGGAGCGGGAGCGACTGCTGGTGGCCTTCCCAGACCTGCACAGACCCATCGAGGCCCAGATCCCAA GCTCCGGCAATGTTACAGACGACATGGAGAGGCAGGTGCAGGCCAACGACATCCGCATCTGGGTCCTGCAGGAGGAGAATGGGCGGCTCCAGTCTATGCTGTCCAAAATCCGGGAAGTAGCCCAGCAGGGCGGCCTTAAG CTGATTCCACAGGACCAGTTCTGGGCCCCTCACAACAAGGGCATCCACGGAGCAGCGCCCCTGGCCCAGGCCCAGAACGCATCCCCAGG GCCCCCGGACAGGCAGCACCTGCCCAGCAGCAGGACAGCCAGTGCGGGCAGGACCCTACCGTGCCAGCTCCGGACATCCCCACCTCAGCAGCCCTGCAGCCGGTCCAGCAAGCCCTCCTTGGAGGACATGACCCACTCGACCAACTATGCTCAGAACCCCATCCGGGCCTTGGCCAGGCTGAGGAGGAGACTGTCACCAGGCCAACGCCAGGCCAGCCCTGCACATCAGCCCCAGGAGCGGCCCACGTAG